In Fimbriimonadales bacterium, the following are encoded in one genomic region:
- a CDS encoding sigma-70 family RNA polymerase sigma factor — protein MNSRRDSASKLNGASETVNSDAGAIGLSRITGNDPDSLGVDFALLKRCKTRDVEAFGLLVDRYQARVLGYIRRMVPHREEAEDLAQEVFLRAFKNIHRFDGRASLATWFFKIANNLCIDRARHEKRKGETLSIERDEEAFLQEITDERWNPETRAIAEEMKEIVEIAIQKLSEKLRSVLLLHDAEGLSYEEIAQVLRIPVGTVKSRLFLAREHLQDAIKQYL, from the coding sequence GTGAACTCGAGGAGGGACTCTGCGTCCAAACTAAATGGAGCTTCGGAAACTGTGAACAGTGATGCAGGAGCCATAGGTTTGTCGCGAATCACGGGAAACGACCCCGATTCCTTAGGGGTGGATTTTGCACTGCTCAAAAGGTGCAAAACCCGTGATGTCGAGGCATTCGGGCTGCTCGTTGACCGGTATCAAGCGAGGGTACTCGGTTATATCCGCCGTATGGTTCCTCATCGCGAAGAAGCCGAAGACCTGGCTCAAGAGGTATTTCTCCGAGCCTTCAAAAACATCCATCGTTTCGACGGTCGCGCTTCTCTTGCAACATGGTTTTTCAAAATCGCAAACAATTTATGCATAGACAGAGCAAGGCACGAAAAACGTAAAGGAGAGACCCTCTCCATCGAACGTGATGAAGAGGCATTTTTGCAAGAAATTACCGACGAACGGTGGAACCCTGAGACTCGAGCGATTGCTGAAGAAATGAAAGAAATTGTCGAAATAGCAATACAAAAATTATCGGAGAAACTCCGCAGTGTGCTTTTGCTGCACGATGCAGAGGGATTGAGTTACGAAGAAATCGCGCAAGTGTTGCGCATTCCCGTAGGCACCGTGAAATCGCGATTATTTCTCGCAAGGGAACACTTGCAGGATGCAATCAAACAATATCTATAA
- a CDS encoding MucB/RseB C-terminal domain-containing protein produces the protein MPTFQHGDYRGFRKFSFPKCLVPYCLLLVAIPATAKDITPEELLQKVLRAQPKLRFSGTRKIETIVRGERIRLNEYILRSGMRLRITYPEDSPRHGFVVIQNGKERLEYNPHTNQILRTVPKRLELLERLGHLREAAKNKRITVRVFDSEPIANRPTHGLLIADKQGNIAQKYWIDKETGLILKAVLFDKSGAEHASFEFVHVNYNPIIKESDFQLRINAPRIEPRNPRPEFRALAPTWLPEGFREVERRVRMHEKRQILMIHFSDGVHHVSLFQSPGKELPPLPPGASRQGVNIRRTNRNSLWVVAIGNLKPETLDRIILSLR, from the coding sequence ATGCCTACTTTTCAACACGGCGATTATAGAGGCTTTCGAAAATTTTCTTTCCCAAAATGTCTCGTACCATATTGTTTACTTCTCGTTGCAATTCCCGCAACAGCAAAAGACATCACACCAGAAGAGCTCCTTCAAAAAGTCCTGCGCGCACAACCGAAGTTGCGCTTCAGTGGTACGCGAAAAATCGAAACTATCGTTCGAGGCGAAAGGATTCGATTAAACGAATACATCTTACGATCAGGAATGAGATTGCGAATTACCTATCCCGAGGATTCCCCTCGCCATGGCTTTGTCGTGATACAAAACGGTAAGGAACGTTTAGAATACAATCCCCATACGAATCAAATCCTTCGCACTGTGCCGAAAAGACTCGAACTTTTAGAACGTTTAGGTCATCTTCGTGAAGCCGCAAAAAATAAGCGCATCACTGTTCGCGTATTCGATTCGGAACCTATCGCGAACCGTCCTACGCATGGCTTGCTCATTGCAGACAAACAGGGAAACATCGCACAGAAATACTGGATTGACAAAGAGACCGGGCTCATTCTCAAAGCCGTTCTTTTCGACAAAAGTGGAGCGGAGCATGCAAGTTTCGAATTTGTTCACGTGAACTACAATCCCATTATCAAAGAATCCGATTTCCAACTCAGAATAAACGCCCCGCGTATCGAGCCACGAAACCCTCGACCTGAATTTCGTGCACTCGCTCCGACCTGGCTTCCCGAGGGTTTTCGAGAAGTGGAGCGTCGTGTTCGCATGCATGAGAAGAGGCAAATCTTGATGATTCACTTTTCCGATGGCGTCCACCATGTCAGCCTCTTCCAATCCCCGGGCAAAGAACTTCCTCCGCTACCGCCAGGGGCTTCGCGGCAAGGAGTGAATATACGCAGAACGAACAGAAACAGCCTTTGGGTGGTTGCCATCGGGAACCTAAAGCCTGAAACCCTGGACAGGATTATTTTGTCTTTACGATAG
- a CDS encoding PBP1A family penicillin-binding protein → MKKPKRRWIRWVKRALWTFAAVILLTFISGSVYVYALMRSLEGRVSQLSQIEAELRRNPTVILADDGTVLYTMAAEYREPISWNNLPKVVIDATVAAEDKRYWEHRGIDFLAILRAMIVNLRSGSVRQGGSTITQQVAKRLLTTSERTLRRKLEDACLALLIERQYTKEQILTLYLNQVFYGSGAYGIKAAADIYFGKDVSKLTLSEAALLARIPRRPSEENPFVNPKVAKTNRDLVLKIMLEEGKITQEEYEKAISSPIRLSPRPATQMGILRAPYFVTYVLEEMRKEFPNEDFARGGYVIETTLNIKAQQAAEKAVADTLKRERRRRVREGAIVVMNYRGEILAMVGGSDFKKSQYNIITHGHRQPGSAFKPFVYAAAMEYGIIHPRSVVSNAPFVWRDPYTGKVWKPRGGGSGGWVSIQTAIVRSINVPAVHVMRMVGAEQVAKFAKDVFGFRSPLDPVLPLALGASAVSPLEMAEGYSVFATGGNRVTPYGIKRVLGPNGQVLREYAPRIIPNVLSPATAEPMRDILRRVVLSGTGRNASGVLNAAGKTGTTQLHMDAWFCGFTDELIAIAWVANATYDPKRNPPWKYEPMAGVFGGQVATRLWADALKPIQKIIGEKGNNKTPKFYGGSEAGEISVSICTLSGERAIPGVCDETETKRMSAAEAKKIPVCSIHREIREASPKDEIRVEDEMPLEPPPESPPPQASDEKFVTLEICPESGLRATIYCPVKRQTKFRAGEEPKLSCTIHGQ, encoded by the coding sequence ATGAAAAAGCCTAAACGACGCTGGATTCGTTGGGTGAAACGAGCCCTCTGGACATTCGCTGCAGTTATCCTGCTTACATTTATTTCAGGGTCGGTTTACGTTTATGCTCTCATGCGCTCTTTGGAAGGGCGGGTATCGCAACTCTCACAAATCGAGGCGGAACTGAGGCGCAACCCTACTGTGATTCTTGCCGACGATGGGACAGTGCTTTACACGATGGCTGCGGAATATCGTGAGCCTATTAGTTGGAACAATTTACCGAAAGTCGTTATCGATGCAACGGTTGCAGCGGAAGACAAACGTTATTGGGAGCACAGAGGGATAGATTTTTTGGCGATTCTTCGAGCGATGATCGTGAACTTGCGCTCGGGAAGCGTGCGCCAGGGGGGGAGCACAATCACGCAACAAGTTGCAAAAAGACTATTGACGACAAGCGAACGCACTTTGCGACGCAAACTCGAAGACGCATGTTTGGCTTTGCTCATCGAAAGACAGTACACCAAAGAACAGATTCTCACTCTTTATCTTAATCAAGTTTTCTACGGCTCTGGCGCATACGGAATCAAAGCAGCGGCTGACATTTATTTCGGAAAAGACGTCAGCAAACTCACCTTATCCGAGGCGGCGCTTCTTGCGCGAATTCCGAGGCGACCTTCCGAGGAAAATCCCTTCGTAAATCCCAAGGTGGCGAAAACCAATCGTGACCTCGTACTGAAAATCATGCTGGAGGAAGGAAAAATTACACAAGAGGAATACGAAAAAGCGATATCGTCACCGATTCGCCTGTCCCCTCGCCCCGCCACGCAAATGGGAATTCTGCGCGCGCCTTATTTCGTGACTTACGTTTTAGAAGAGATGCGCAAGGAATTTCCGAACGAAGACTTCGCAAGGGGGGGATATGTTATCGAGACGACGCTGAATATAAAAGCGCAGCAAGCCGCAGAAAAAGCAGTCGCGGATACTCTCAAGCGAGAGAGAAGGAGACGAGTGAGAGAAGGTGCGATCGTCGTCATGAACTATCGCGGTGAGATTCTCGCCATGGTGGGGGGGAGCGATTTTAAAAAATCGCAGTACAACATCATTACTCACGGACACAGGCAACCTGGTTCCGCCTTCAAACCCTTCGTTTATGCGGCGGCGATGGAATACGGAATCATCCACCCCCGTTCTGTCGTCTCGAACGCTCCGTTCGTCTGGCGCGACCCCTATACGGGAAAAGTGTGGAAGCCGAGAGGGGGGGGTAGCGGAGGTTGGGTGAGCATACAAACCGCCATCGTGCGCTCGATAAACGTACCGGCTGTTCACGTGATGCGTATGGTCGGCGCAGAACAAGTCGCAAAATTCGCTAAAGACGTTTTCGGTTTCCGCTCACCGTTAGACCCGGTTTTGCCGCTTGCGCTAGGGGCGAGCGCAGTGAGTCCTCTGGAAATGGCCGAAGGTTACAGTGTTTTCGCAACGGGGGGGAACCGTGTTACACCTTACGGAATCAAAAGAGTGTTAGGACCTAACGGACAAGTATTACGGGAATATGCCCCTCGAATCATTCCGAATGTGCTTAGCCCGGCGACTGCTGAACCGATGCGCGACATTCTTCGCCGTGTCGTGCTTTCTGGAACGGGGAGAAACGCTTCGGGTGTGCTCAATGCTGCTGGGAAAACTGGCACGACACAATTGCATATGGATGCTTGGTTTTGCGGATTTACCGATGAATTGATTGCTATCGCATGGGTTGCAAACGCAACCTACGATCCGAAACGAAACCCCCCCTGGAAATACGAGCCGATGGCAGGAGTTTTCGGGGGCCAAGTCGCAACTCGACTTTGGGCGGACGCCTTGAAACCGATCCAAAAAATAATCGGTGAAAAGGGAAACAACAAAACTCCGAAATTTTACGGAGGAAGCGAAGCTGGCGAAATTTCCGTTTCGATATGCACACTTAGTGGTGAGCGAGCGATACCGGGTGTTTGCGACGAGACAGAAACGAAACGGATGTCCGCTGCAGAAGCGAAGAAAATTCCGGTTTGCAGCATCCACCGCGAAATTCGAGAAGCTTCCCCGAAAGACGAAATTCGGGTAGAAGACGAAATGCCTTTGGAACCTCCTCCAGAATCCCCCCCTCCACAAGCGTCCGACGAAAAGTTTGTAACCCTCGAGATTTGCCCTGAATCCGGTTTGCGCGCAACGATATATTGTCCCGTAAAGAGACAAACGAAATTCCGTGCAGGCGAGGAACCCAAACTCTCTTGTACAATCCATGGGCAATAA